A stretch of the Filimonas lacunae genome encodes the following:
- a CDS encoding penicillin-binding protein — translation MEVKRDILWRVYLGYIAVVVVCVVILGKAFYIQQVQGKQWRNLSDSLHQHIEETAAERGTIYSEDGQMLSTSIPQFDVYIDFGAEGLRDKSGVRFRDNVDSLSYCLADLFKDRTTEEYKKLLQSGYKHKNRYFLLKRKISFREYQQMKQFPLVRLGRNKSGFIAEVRSMRLNPYQMLAFRTIGLDRDSSKVGLELTYDSVLSGIKGKRLVRYIGGGVSVPVDEDYQLESENGKDVITTLDVHIQDIAESSLLKMLQNNQAEQGCAIVMEVGTGKIKAIANLGKNDDDTTYSENLNYALRNTEPGSTIKLATLLSVLSEGGTSLSDKVEVGTTGSAYVGVRMVTDHEPAPKPVLTVEECFAHSSNVGMGKIAYKTFASKPGKFLSYLHQLRLDSVTGIDLVGETKPKLPKMKKSNEGLHEMVTMSFGYAIQMSPLQTLTLYNAIANGGKMVKPYLVNSIDNDGVPVKEFSPVVLSESICKPNVVKAAQECMRAVVTEGTAKGIFALSPYTVAGKTGTAHVADGKYKYDDGVYQASFVGYFPAEKPQYSCIVVIRTRPHAFNHFGGGLSGPVFRDIADRLYTLYVKQKTSVKMAKVEKTDSSYYSYTGMKDEMKRMLGTLNVPYSDNTTESGDWAKMYRQADKPVVAALPVNNKQMPALGGMGLKDAIYVCESMGLKVKISGKGKVMAQSITAGQAINKGQQVTIQLN, via the coding sequence ATGGAAGTAAAACGTGACATACTATGGCGTGTATATCTCGGCTATATAGCTGTGGTGGTGGTATGTGTGGTTATTCTGGGCAAGGCGTTTTATATACAGCAGGTGCAGGGAAAGCAATGGCGCAACTTAAGCGACAGCCTACATCAGCACATTGAAGAAACGGCCGCAGAAAGAGGTACCATTTATAGCGAAGACGGGCAAATGCTGAGTACCAGCATTCCGCAGTTTGACGTTTATATCGATTTTGGCGCCGAAGGGTTAAGAGATAAAAGCGGAGTGCGTTTTAGAGATAATGTGGATTCGCTGAGCTATTGCCTGGCTGATTTATTTAAAGATCGTACTACGGAAGAGTATAAAAAGCTGCTGCAAAGCGGCTATAAGCATAAGAACAGGTACTTCCTGCTCAAACGCAAAATAAGCTTCCGGGAATACCAGCAGATGAAGCAGTTTCCGCTGGTAAGGCTGGGCAGAAACAAAAGCGGGTTTATTGCAGAAGTAAGAAGCATGCGTTTAAACCCTTACCAGATGCTGGCTTTCAGGACTATTGGTTTAGACCGGGATTCATCGAAAGTAGGCCTGGAATTAACATACGATAGTGTGTTAAGTGGCATAAAAGGAAAACGGTTGGTAAGATATATAGGTGGTGGGGTAAGCGTTCCGGTAGATGAAGACTATCAGCTGGAATCGGAGAACGGGAAGGATGTGATCACTACGCTGGATGTACATATTCAGGATATAGCAGAAAGCTCTTTACTGAAAATGTTGCAGAATAACCAGGCCGAACAAGGGTGCGCTATTGTAATGGAGGTGGGCACGGGTAAAATAAAAGCCATTGCCAACCTGGGAAAAAATGATGACGATACCACCTATTCCGAAAATCTGAATTATGCTTTACGTAATACAGAGCCGGGATCTACCATCAAACTGGCTACACTGTTATCGGTGCTAAGCGAAGGAGGAACCAGTTTGAGTGATAAAGTGGAAGTAGGAACAACCGGCAGTGCGTATGTGGGCGTGAGAATGGTAACAGATCACGAGCCAGCGCCAAAGCCGGTATTAACTGTAGAAGAATGTTTTGCACATAGCTCTAACGTGGGCATGGGCAAAATTGCATATAAAACATTTGCATCTAAGCCGGGTAAGTTTTTAAGCTACCTGCACCAGCTAAGGTTAGATTCTGTTACCGGTATAGACCTGGTAGGCGAAACAAAACCGAAGCTGCCGAAGATGAAAAAGAGTAATGAGGGGCTACATGAAATGGTAACCATGAGCTTTGGTTATGCTATTCAGATGAGTCCTTTGCAAACACTGACGTTATACAATGCAATAGCCAACGGGGGCAAAATGGTAAAGCCCTACCTGGTAAACAGTATTGACAACGACGGAGTTCCGGTGAAAGAGTTTAGCCCGGTAGTGTTGTCAGAAAGTATCTGTAAGCCTAATGTGGTAAAAGCGGCGCAGGAGTGTATGCGGGCGGTGGTAACAGAGGGAACGGCCAAAGGCATTTTTGCATTATCGCCTTATACGGTAGCAGGTAAAACCGGTACAGCACATGTGGCCGACGGAAAGTATAAGTATGACGATGGGGTGTACCAGGCTTCTTTTGTAGGGTATTTTCCGGCAGAGAAACCACAATACAGCTGCATTGTAGTGATAAGAACCAGGCCGCATGCTTTCAACCACTTTGGTGGCGGATTGTCGGGGCCGGTGTTCAGGGATATTGCAGACCGGTTGTATACACTGTATGTGAAACAAAAGACATCTGTAAAGATGGCGAAGGTGGAAAAAACAGACAGCAGTTATTACAGCTATACAGGAATGAAGGATGAAATGAAGCGTATGCTGGGTACTTTAAACGTTCCTTATAGCGATAACACTACTGAAAGCGGTGATTGGGCAAAGATGTACCGCCAGGCAGATAAACCGGTGGTGGCGGCATTGCCGGTAAATAACAAGCAGATGCCGGCGCTGGGAGGGATGGGATTGAAAGATGCGATATATGTGTGCGAATCGATGGGGCTGAAAGTGAAGATATCGGGTAAAGGAAAAGTGATGGCACAGTCTATCACAGCAGGGCAGGCCATCAATAAAGGACAACAAGTTACTATTCAACTGAATTAA
- a CDS encoding UDP-N-acetylmuramoyl-L-alanyl-D-glutamate--2,6-diaminopimelate ligase, with protein sequence MATLQDILYKVHLQSVNGNTALEVKDIQIDSRKVSEGSVFVAIRGVQADGHLFIDKAIELGATAIVCESFPAQLKEGITYLQVSNTQEAVAYMAHQFYGEPSKKLKLLGVTGTNGKTTIATVLFNLFTGLGYTCGLVSTVENKIGKDIIPATHTTPDAVSLNALLHRMVESGCTHVFMECSSHAIHQHRITGLQFAGALFSNITHDHLDYHKTFDEYIRVKKSFFDNLTSDAFAISNLDDKRGTVMLQNTPAKKYYYSLKSLAEFKGKILDNALTGLVMRVNDTEVHFRLIGEFNAYNLLAIYGAAICLGEPNEEVLRVLSMLNGAEGRFDYVISTNKVIAIVDYAHTPDALENVLATIKKLRKGHEQVITVVGCGGDRDKTKRPIMAQVSADMSDKVILTSDNPRSEDPLDILKDMEAGLTSATKRKTMVIPDRKEAIATAVSLAGKEDIILIAGKGHEKYQEIKGVRQHFDDKEIVKELLGL encoded by the coding sequence TTGGCAACACTACAAGACATATTATACAAAGTGCATCTGCAGTCTGTGAACGGAAACACAGCACTGGAGGTAAAAGATATACAGATAGATTCACGTAAAGTGAGCGAAGGCAGTGTATTTGTAGCTATACGTGGTGTACAGGCCGATGGCCATCTGTTTATAGATAAAGCAATTGAACTGGGGGCTACTGCCATTGTTTGCGAAAGCTTTCCGGCCCAGTTAAAAGAAGGGATTACCTATTTGCAGGTATCTAACACCCAGGAAGCGGTTGCCTATATGGCACACCAGTTTTATGGCGAGCCTTCTAAAAAGCTGAAACTGCTAGGCGTTACCGGCACCAATGGTAAAACCACTATCGCTACTGTTTTATTTAACTTGTTTACCGGGTTGGGTTACACCTGTGGCCTGGTAAGCACCGTAGAAAATAAAATAGGTAAGGATATTATACCGGCAACCCACACTACCCCCGATGCGGTAAGCTTAAATGCATTGCTGCACCGTATGGTGGAAAGTGGTTGCACGCACGTGTTTATGGAGTGCAGCAGTCATGCTATACATCAGCACCGCATTACTGGTTTGCAGTTTGCCGGCGCTTTGTTCAGCAACATCACGCACGACCACCTGGATTATCACAAAACCTTTGATGAATACATCCGGGTAAAGAAAAGTTTCTTTGATAATCTGACCTCAGATGCGTTTGCTATCTCTAACCTTGATGATAAAAGAGGAACAGTGATGCTGCAAAACACACCTGCTAAAAAATATTACTACAGCCTGAAAAGCCTGGCAGAGTTTAAAGGTAAAATTCTGGACAACGCTTTAACCGGCCTGGTAATGCGGGTAAATGATACAGAAGTACACTTCAGGCTTATAGGCGAGTTTAATGCTTATAACCTGCTGGCTATATATGGCGCAGCTATTTGCCTGGGCGAACCTAACGAAGAGGTTTTGCGTGTGTTAAGTATGCTGAACGGTGCAGAAGGCCGCTTTGATTATGTGATCAGCACCAATAAGGTGATTGCTATAGTGGACTATGCCCACACGCCGGATGCTTTAGAAAATGTACTGGCTACTATAAAGAAACTGCGTAAGGGACACGAGCAGGTAATTACGGTGGTAGGTTGTGGTGGCGACAGGGATAAAACCAAGCGCCCTATTATGGCACAGGTATCGGCCGATATGTCTGACAAAGTGATTTTAACCAGCGATAACCCACGTAGTGAAGATCCGCTGGATATTTTAAAAGACATGGAAGCAGGACTGACCAGTGCTACCAAACGTAAAACCATGGTAATACCGGACAGAAAGGAAGCGATAGCTACTGCGGTAAGCCTGGCAGGGAAAGAAGATATTATTCTGATTGCGGGTAAAGGACACGAGAAGTACCAGGAGATAAAAGGAGTAAGGCAGCATTTTGACGACAAGGAGATAGTAAAAGAATTATTGGGCTTATAA
- the mraY gene encoding phospho-N-acetylmuramoyl-pentapeptide-transferase yields MLYYLFTWLKQHFNLSGAGVFQFITFRAAMAILLSLFIATVYGKRIINMLKRKQIGETVRDLGLAGEQQKKGTPTMGGLIILLAIVIPTLLFADLNKVYVRLMLLTTVWLGAIGFLDDYFKIKARRTAQARGEQYKKSDKDGLAGLTKIIGQVGLGIIIGATLYFNDNVVVEREIITDGGTTVGIHPGDKKVNEVTRVMDGEEHRFARVKTPITTIPFVKNHEFNYTKLVSWMGKWAEDYAWVVYILIVTFIITAVSNGANITDGLDGLAAGVSAVIGAAIGVFAYVSGNYKFADYLNVMYIPNLSELSIFIGAFVGACIGFLWYNAYPAQVFMGDTGSLALGGIIASLAIIIRKELLIPIFCGVFLIELLSVMIQVSYFKYTKKKYGEGRRIFLMSPLHHHYQKKGFHESKIAVRFWIVTVLCVVFSIITLKIR; encoded by the coding sequence ATGTTATACTACTTATTCACGTGGCTGAAACAACATTTTAACCTGAGTGGTGCAGGGGTTTTCCAATTCATCACCTTCAGGGCTGCGATGGCAATATTACTGTCGCTGTTTATTGCCACCGTTTACGGTAAGCGTATTATCAATATGCTCAAAAGAAAGCAGATTGGTGAAACCGTGCGCGACCTGGGACTGGCCGGTGAGCAGCAGAAGAAAGGTACTCCCACCATGGGCGGCTTAATCATTCTGCTGGCAATAGTGATACCTACCTTGTTGTTTGCCGATTTGAATAAAGTGTATGTGCGCCTGATGTTACTGACTACTGTTTGGCTAGGTGCGATAGGCTTTTTAGACGACTACTTTAAAATTAAAGCACGCCGCACTGCGCAGGCCCGTGGCGAGCAGTATAAGAAAAGTGATAAAGATGGTTTGGCTGGTTTAACCAAAATTATTGGCCAGGTGGGTTTAGGTATTATTATCGGCGCTACTTTATATTTCAACGATAACGTGGTGGTGGAGCGTGAAATTATTACCGACGGTGGAACTACTGTAGGTATTCACCCGGGCGATAAAAAAGTAAATGAAGTTACCCGTGTAATGGATGGCGAAGAGCATCGTTTTGCCAGGGTAAAAACACCGATCACTACTATTCCGTTTGTTAAAAACCACGAGTTCAACTATACCAAACTGGTAAGCTGGATGGGCAAATGGGCCGAAGATTACGCATGGGTAGTGTATATACTGATTGTAACCTTTATTATCACGGCAGTATCTAACGGAGCCAACATCACCGACGGATTGGATGGGTTGGCAGCCGGGGTGAGTGCGGTAATTGGTGCAGCTATTGGTGTGTTTGCTTATGTAAGCGGTAACTATAAGTTTGCCGATTACCTGAATGTAATGTACATACCTAACCTTTCGGAGCTGAGCATATTCATTGGTGCTTTTGTAGGGGCGTGTATCGGTTTTCTCTGGTACAATGCTTACCCGGCGCAGGTGTTTATGGGCGATACCGGAAGTTTGGCTTTAGGAGGTATTATTGCCTCACTGGCTATTATCATTCGTAAAGAATTATTGATCCCTATTTTCTGTGGGGTGTTTTTAATAGAGTTGCTGAGCGTAATGATTCAGGTAAGCTATTTCAAATACACGAAGAAGAAGTATGGCGAGGGGCGGCGGATATTTTTAATGAGCCCGCTGCATCACCACTATCAGAAAAAAGGATTTCATGAAAGCAAGATAGCAGTGCGTTTCTGGATCGTTACCGTATTGTGTGTGGTGTTTTCTATCATTACCCTTAAAATCAGGTAG
- the murD gene encoding UDP-N-acetylmuramoyl-L-alanine--D-glutamate ligase — MSHRLVILGAGESGIGAAILGQKQGYDVFVSDAGTLKDKYRKDLQDHHIAFEEGKHTVELILNANEVMKSPGIPEKNEMVKQVRAKGIPVISEIELAYRFKGDSKIVAITGSNGKSTTTSLIWHICKDAGLDCALVGNIGYSFARQVAEDAKPLYVAEISSFQLDDIKTFRPDVAVLLNITEDHLDRYDYKFENYINSKFRIIENQGTDDFFIYCADDDVIVRHLGNLTLNTNSLPFSMKQEIKKGGSIKGDQMMIRVQEERVSMSIYDFALKGKHNQYNTMAAGIAAATLGIRKEKIREAVKTFESLEHRMEHVATVRGVEFINDSKATNVNSTWYALESMSKPTILILGGVDKGNDYSLIEDLVKEKVKAIVCMGSENQKIHEAFGSMVSSITDTATAEEAVQTAFQMAAKGDVVLLSPACASFDLFKNYEDRGDQFKQAVRDL, encoded by the coding sequence ATGAGCCATCGGTTAGTGATATTAGGAGCAGGCGAAAGCGGAATAGGCGCAGCCATACTGGGGCAGAAGCAAGGGTATGATGTGTTTGTAAGCGATGCCGGCACCCTGAAAGATAAATACAGGAAAGACCTGCAGGATCATCACATTGCCTTTGAAGAAGGAAAGCATACGGTAGAATTAATACTGAATGCCAATGAAGTGATGAAAAGCCCGGGTATTCCGGAGAAAAACGAGATGGTAAAACAGGTGCGCGCCAAAGGCATACCTGTAATCAGTGAAATTGAGCTGGCCTATCGTTTTAAAGGCGACAGTAAAATAGTTGCCATAACAGGTAGCAATGGAAAAAGTACTACCACCTCGCTGATCTGGCATATCTGCAAAGATGCCGGATTGGATTGTGCGCTGGTAGGAAACATTGGATATTCATTTGCACGGCAGGTGGCGGAGGACGCAAAGCCCCTGTATGTGGCAGAAATTAGTTCTTTTCAGCTGGATGACATTAAAACATTCAGGCCGGACGTAGCAGTTTTACTGAACATTACCGAAGATCATTTAGACAGGTACGATTACAAGTTTGAGAATTACATCAACAGTAAGTTCAGGATTATTGAGAACCAGGGAACAGATGACTTTTTCATTTATTGCGCAGACGATGATGTAATAGTCAGGCATTTAGGAAACTTAACCCTTAACACTAACTCATTGCCATTTTCTATGAAACAGGAAATCAAAAAAGGCGGAAGCATTAAAGGCGATCAAATGATGATACGCGTACAGGAAGAACGGGTAAGCATGAGCATTTATGACTTTGCTTTGAAAGGTAAACACAACCAGTACAACACTATGGCTGCAGGTATAGCCGCCGCTACTTTAGGCATTAGAAAGGAGAAGATAAGGGAAGCCGTTAAAACCTTCGAAAGCCTGGAGCATCGTATGGAGCATGTAGCTACTGTTAGAGGGGTTGAGTTTATTAATGATAGCAAAGCTACCAATGTGAATAGCACCTGGTATGCCCTGGAAAGTATGAGCAAACCCACCATTCTGATATTAGGCGGAGTGGATAAAGGGAATGATTATTCATTGATCGAAGACCTGGTAAAAGAGAAGGTAAAAGCTATTGTGTGCATGGGTTCTGAGAATCAAAAGATTCACGAAGCCTTTGGAAGCATGGTATCTTCTATCACAGACACAGCTACTGCAGAAGAAGCGGTTCAAACTGCTTTTCAGATGGCTGCGAAAGGAGATGTAGTATTATTAAGCCCGGCCTGCGCCAGCTTTGACCTGTTTAAGAATTATGAAGACAGGGGCGATCAGTTTAAGCAGGCGGTGCGCGACCTGTAA
- a CDS encoding FtsW/RodA/SpoVE family cell cycle protein — protein sequence MTETSDKLFSQIGSVEEAKGNLLSKTRGDRFIWGIVILLAMISLLVVYSATGSLAYKMYKGNTEVYLFKQLSFIILGMLVIYFLHRVNYTVYSRVALLLFVISVPLLVYTLFFGARINDGSRWIKLPVIHMTIQTSDLAKLALFMYLSRQLSRKQEVIKDFKKGFLPLIAPIAVTCVLIMPANLSNALLTGAISLLLLFIGRVSVKHILLVVGLALIPIAIIVSVAMATHGKPRDHNSSGLFGRFSTWVGRVQSFMYAKDNEVPYQVQQAKMAIANGGVVFGLGPGNSRQRNYLPQAYNDFIYSIIIEEYGLLGGAFIIFIYLVFLFRCISIFRRCPYAFGAFLALALSFTLVIQAVANMAVNVNIVPVTGVTLPLVSMGGSSFLFTCAAIGIILSVARNLENTASEKELTEAPVTPAVAAA from the coding sequence ATGACTGAGACTTCAGATAAACTTTTTTCCCAGATTGGCTCTGTTGAAGAGGCAAAAGGTAATCTTTTGAGTAAAACCAGGGGAGACAGGTTTATCTGGGGTATTGTGATATTACTGGCAATGATATCGCTTTTGGTAGTATATAGTGCTACCGGCTCTTTGGCTTATAAAATGTATAAAGGCAATACGGAGGTATACCTTTTTAAACAACTAAGCTTTATTATACTGGGCATGCTGGTGATTTATTTTTTACACCGCGTGAACTATACCGTATACAGCAGGGTGGCTTTGCTGCTTTTTGTTATTTCGGTACCCCTGTTGGTATACACGTTGTTTTTCGGCGCCCGTATTAACGATGGCAGCCGGTGGATTAAATTACCGGTGATACATATGACCATACAAACAAGTGACCTTGCCAAGCTGGCCTTGTTTATGTATTTGTCGCGACAGTTAAGCCGGAAGCAGGAAGTGATAAAAGATTTTAAAAAAGGCTTTTTGCCATTAATAGCGCCTATTGCTGTTACCTGTGTGCTTATTATGCCGGCCAACCTTTCCAATGCACTGCTTACAGGAGCTATTTCGCTTTTGTTGCTGTTCATAGGCAGGGTAAGTGTAAAGCATATTTTGCTGGTGGTAGGGCTGGCGTTAATACCTATAGCTATTATAGTAAGTGTGGCCATGGCAACCCATGGCAAGCCACGCGATCATAACAGCTCGGGTTTGTTTGGCAGGTTTTCTACCTGGGTAGGCAGGGTGCAAAGCTTTATGTATGCCAAAGACAATGAAGTGCCTTACCAGGTGCAGCAGGCTAAAATGGCCATTGCCAATGGTGGGGTGGTGTTTGGCTTAGGTCCGGGAAACAGCCGGCAGCGGAACTATCTGCCGCAGGCGTATAACGACTTTATTTATTCTATTATCATAGAAGAATATGGTTTGCTGGGCGGGGCCTTTATCATATTTATCTACCTGGTATTCCTTTTCAGGTGTATCAGCATATTCCGGCGATGTCCGTATGCCTTCGGGGCATTTTTGGCGTTGGCGTTAAGCTTTACACTGGTGATACAGGCAGTGGCGAATATGGCGGTGAATGTGAACATAGTGCCGGTAACAGGGGTAACACTTCCGCTGGTAAGTATGGGAGGTAGTTCGTTTCTGTTTACCTGTGCGGCCATCGGGATTATACTAAGTGTAGCCAGGAACCTGGAAAATACGGCTTCTGAAAAAGAATTAACAGAAGCGCCTGTAACGCCGGCAGTAGCGGCAGCATAG
- the murG gene encoding undecaprenyldiphospho-muramoylpentapeptide beta-N-acetylglucosaminyltransferase: MSQVINHTTNNGGSGATASARQHKIIIAGGGTGGHIFPAIAIANAIKQQLPGVEILFVGAKGKMEMERVPQAGYNIEGLDIAGFNRSSLIKNIGLPVKLMKSFFQVRKIINAFQPDAVIGVGGYSSFPVLRYAQQKSIPTFIHESNSFAGKSNMLLGKKATRIFVASEGMEKFFPAGKITITGNPVRKSIVQSKVTRAEALDFFGLDESKKTILVVGGSLGARSINEVMISHLSDLKALDLQLVWQTGKVNAEAYKQTGGTMRNVWVNDFIVDMDKAYAAADVVVSRAGAMAVTELCVVKKPVVFVPFPFAAEDHQTVNAKYLVEKNAAVMVADSEVRTKLFSALTTLAMDEEKQQVLKENISKLAVTDADEVIAQTVIKAIGG, translated from the coding sequence ATGAGTCAGGTAATAAACCATACAACAAATAACGGAGGAAGCGGTGCTACTGCTTCTGCACGTCAGCATAAAATTATTATAGCGGGCGGTGGCACAGGCGGGCATATATTCCCGGCCATAGCTATAGCCAATGCTATAAAACAACAGCTTCCTGGTGTAGAAATTTTGTTTGTAGGCGCCAAAGGCAAAATGGAAATGGAGCGGGTGCCGCAGGCAGGATATAATATTGAAGGATTAGATATTGCGGGTTTTAACCGCAGCTCTTTGATAAAGAATATTGGTTTACCGGTAAAGCTGATGAAAAGCTTTTTCCAGGTACGCAAAATCATCAACGCATTTCAGCCAGATGCGGTAATAGGAGTAGGTGGATATTCCAGTTTTCCGGTACTGCGTTATGCACAACAAAAAAGCATACCCACTTTTATACACGAAAGCAATTCGTTTGCAGGTAAAAGCAATATGCTGCTGGGTAAAAAAGCTACCCGCATTTTTGTGGCCAGCGAAGGCATGGAAAAGTTTTTTCCTGCCGGTAAAATAACTATCACAGGCAACCCCGTGCGTAAGTCCATTGTGCAGTCGAAGGTTACCCGTGCCGAAGCGCTGGATTTTTTTGGACTGGACGAAAGCAAGAAAACCATATTAGTGGTTGGGGGCAGTTTGGGAGCCAGAAGCATTAATGAAGTGATGATAAGTCACTTGTCTGATTTAAAAGCACTGGATTTACAACTGGTGTGGCAAACAGGTAAAGTAAATGCAGAAGCGTACAAGCAAACCGGTGGAACCATGCGTAATGTGTGGGTGAACGATTTTATAGTGGATATGGATAAAGCCTATGCTGCTGCCGATGTGGTTGTATCCAGGGCGGGCGCTATGGCGGTAACCGAATTGTGTGTAGTAAAAAAGCCGGTGGTGTTTGTGCCATTTCCGTTTGCGGCAGAAGATCATCAAACGGTGAATGCCAAATACCTGGTAGAAAAGAATGCGGCTGTAATGGTAGCAGATAGTGAGGTGCGCACCAAATTGTTTTCGGCATTGACAACATTGGCCATGGATGAAGAGAAACAACAGGTGTTAAAAGAAAACATCAGCAAACTGGCGGTTACAGATGCAGATGAAGTGATAGCACAAACAGTAATAAAAGCAATAGGCGGTTAA
- the murC gene encoding UDP-N-acetylmuramate--L-alanine ligase: protein MAKLESIQRIYFIGIGGIGMSALARYFVSRGVRVSGYDRTETPLTKALVAEGIPVHYTEDITAIPLDVDVVVYTPAVPAVHAGLVYYREKGFEVVKRSDVLQWITESSFNVCVGGTHGKTTISTMTAHILTHTGYGCNAFLGGISANYNTNFWSSERHVAVVEADEYDRSFLKLVPDVAVITAMDADHLDIYGTAEEVENAFVQFSQRVKPGGCLVSKYGLSRSSELQAAHHFTYSFDQTGADVYAADVKVMDGSYHYNVIANNWQLNNVVLHMGGLHNIENSVAAITVAKYLGIDDEKIKAAVASFKGVKRRFEYLVREEGKIMIDDYAHHPQELKALITGVRSLYGNAACTVVFQPHLFSRTKDLAEEFAASLDLADEVILLPVYPARELPMEGVTSELIARYMKHSNVKLLSKEEMLQYVGQQRPSLLVMSGAGDIDALLEPVKEILTGA from the coding sequence ATGGCAAAGCTGGAGAGCATACAGAGGATTTATTTTATAGGAATAGGCGGCATAGGAATGAGCGCCCTGGCCAGGTATTTTGTATCGCGTGGTGTAAGGGTAAGTGGGTACGATCGTACCGAAACGCCTTTAACCAAAGCATTGGTAGCAGAAGGTATTCCGGTGCATTACACAGAAGACATCACTGCTATACCGCTGGATGTGGATGTGGTGGTGTACACACCTGCTGTTCCGGCTGTACATGCCGGGCTGGTGTATTACCGGGAGAAGGGATTTGAAGTGGTAAAACGCAGCGATGTGTTGCAATGGATAACAGAAAGTTCTTTTAATGTATGTGTGGGTGGTACGCATGGTAAAACTACCATCAGCACCATGACAGCGCATATATTAACACATACTGGCTATGGATGCAACGCATTTTTAGGTGGTATATCGGCCAACTACAATACCAATTTCTGGAGCAGCGAACGTCATGTAGCTGTGGTAGAAGCCGATGAATATGACAGAAGTTTTTTAAAGCTGGTGCCTGATGTAGCCGTGATTACGGCTATGGATGCAGACCATTTAGATATTTACGGAACAGCGGAAGAAGTAGAAAATGCTTTTGTACAGTTTTCGCAGCGCGTAAAGCCGGGTGGATGCCTGGTAAGTAAATATGGCCTTAGCAGAAGCAGTGAGTTGCAGGCTGCGCACCATTTTACTTACAGCTTTGACCAAACAGGTGCCGATGTTTATGCGGCAGATGTAAAAGTGATGGATGGTTCGTATCACTATAATGTAATTGCTAACAACTGGCAACTGAATAATGTGGTGTTGCACATGGGCGGCCTGCATAATATAGAAAACAGTGTAGCAGCTATTACAGTGGCTAAATACCTGGGCATTGATGATGAGAAGATCAAAGCGGCAGTAGCCAGTTTTAAAGGAGTGAAGCGGAGGTTTGAATACCTGGTGAGGGAAGAAGGGAAGATAATGATAGATGACTATGCACATCATCCGCAGGAGTTAAAAGCCCTGATAACTGGTGTAAGAAGCTTGTATGGAAATGCTGCCTGTACGGTAGTGTTTCAGCCGCATTTATTTAGCCGTACCAAAGACCTGGCGGAAGAATTTGCAGCAAGCCTTGACCTGGCCGATGAGGTGATATTGTTGCCTGTTTACCCGGCAAGAGAGTTGCCCATGGAAGGGGTTACCAGCGAACTGATAGCCCGTTACATGAAACATAGCAATGTAAAGCTGCTGAGTAAGGAAGAAATGTTACAGTATGTAGGTCAACAACGCCCTTCGTTACTGGTAATGTCGGGAGCAGGAGATATTGATGCTTTACTGGAACCTGTAAAAGAAATACTTACTGGTGCATAA